In Microbacterium galbinum, a single window of DNA contains:
- a CDS encoding alpha/beta fold hydrolase has protein sequence MKKFVKRGLVTLVAVTATITLGLATTTVVNVVASEIEKEAIEPYGTFVTVDGHRMNVVITGSGPTDIVLLPGFGTASPAIDFSPLVNDLATDYRVVVIEPLGYGLSDGTERARTTENIVAEVHDALEQLDIDSYVLMGHSIAGIYALELAAKHPEELRGFVGIDTSVPGQPHMDTEFPTGLMGAARTLGLARLLLAVGSVGHEGGAYSDHDREQIAMISHRTSMAPTYLDEMAHIAPNFAQAEGRTFPDDLPVLLFAVADNEKNPDWVALHEAQAASVADGTVIPVDGDHYLHHTHAAEIADAFRSWAAERMPFPQ, from the coding sequence ATGAAGAAGTTCGTGAAGAGGGGGCTCGTCACCCTCGTGGCCGTCACCGCGACGATCACCCTGGGGCTGGCGACGACGACCGTCGTGAACGTCGTCGCGTCGGAGATCGAGAAGGAGGCGATCGAGCCGTACGGGACCTTCGTCACCGTCGACGGTCATCGGATGAACGTCGTGATCACCGGCTCCGGTCCCACGGATATCGTGCTCCTCCCCGGATTCGGCACGGCGTCACCGGCGATCGACTTCTCACCGCTCGTCAATGACCTCGCGACCGACTATCGCGTCGTCGTGATCGAACCCCTCGGCTACGGATTGAGCGACGGCACCGAACGCGCGCGGACGACGGAGAACATCGTCGCGGAGGTACACGACGCCCTCGAACAGCTCGACATCGACTCGTACGTGCTGATGGGGCATTCCATCGCGGGCATCTATGCGCTCGAGCTGGCGGCGAAGCATCCCGAGGAGCTCCGCGGCTTCGTCGGGATCGACACCAGCGTGCCGGGGCAGCCGCACATGGACACCGAGTTCCCGACAGGACTCATGGGCGCCGCCCGAACTCTGGGACTCGCACGCCTGTTGCTCGCGGTGGGCAGCGTCGGGCATGAGGGTGGGGCCTACTCCGATCATGACCGGGAGCAGATCGCGATGATCTCCCATCGCACGTCGATGGCGCCCACGTACCTCGACGAGATGGCGCACATCGCCCCGAACTTCGCGCAGGCCGAGGGACGCACCTTTCCCGATGATCTCCCCGTGCTGCTGTTCGCCGTAGCCGACAACGAGAAGAATCCGGACTGGGTCGCCCTGCACGAGGCCCAGGCGGCGAGCGTCGCCGACGGCACGGTGATACCTGTCGACGGCGATCACTATCTCCATCACACGCATGCGGCGGAGATCGCGGACGCATTCCGGAGCTGGGCGGCCGAACGGATGCCGTTTCCGCAGTGA
- a CDS encoding YnfA family protein: MTVFRIIVLFVLAAVAEIGGAWLIWQAVKEERGWILAVLGVMALGAYGFIAALQPDVNFGRVLAAYGGVFIAGSLAWGIIVDGFKPTVWDWVGSSIALVGAAIIILAPVVTQTATEPGA; encoded by the coding sequence ATGACCGTGTTCCGCATCATCGTGCTCTTCGTGCTGGCCGCCGTCGCGGAGATCGGCGGAGCATGGCTGATCTGGCAGGCGGTCAAGGAGGAGCGCGGCTGGATCCTCGCCGTGCTCGGGGTGATGGCCCTCGGCGCCTACGGGTTCATCGCGGCACTCCAGCCCGACGTCAACTTCGGCCGGGTGCTGGCCGCGTACGGTGGGGTCTTCATCGCGGGATCGCTCGCGTGGGGCATCATCGTCGACGGCTTCAAACCGACCGTCTGGGACTGGGTGGGGTCATCCATCGCCCTCGTGGGAGCCGCGATCATCATCCTCGCTCCGGTCGTCACGCAGACGGCCACCGAGCCGGGGGCGTGA